A stretch of DNA from Fibrobacterota bacterium:
TCCTTCGACCACATGCTGGGATACCTTTCCCTGCCTCCGTGGAACCGGAAAGACGTGGAAGGATTGAAAGACGATCCGGCCTGGCGGATGCAATTCGCCAACCACGATAAGGCCGGGAAAGCCTATCCCATCGCCCGCTTTTCGGACTCCTCCATCAATATGGTAGGCGACCCGCCGCACGAGCGCCCCAACATCGAAACCCAGCTCGGAATGCCGGTCAACGGCGTTTTCCCCATGAACGGTTTCGTGCAAAGCTATCCCGAGCCGGAGCCGCTCTGCGATCGCAACCCCCTTCCCATGGGCTATTTCACCGGCGATCAGCTCCCCACCTACGACTTCTTCGCCCGCTCCTTCGCCATCTGCGATCATTGGTTCTGTCCCCTGCCCGCCGGCACCCAGCCGAACCGCCTCATGGCCATGGGCGGCTCCTCCCTCATCGATCTCAACAAAAGCGGACTCCTCGACGACCAGGATCTCGTCTACGATTGGCTCAACCGGCACAACATCCGTTGGCGCGTCTACCACGACAAGCTTCCCTTCTTCTCGCTGATGCCCAAATGGATCCATACCCTGCTGCACGACGATCATTTCCAAGACTTCACCCACTTCGCCAGCGACGTTCTGTGGGAGAAGGAAACCTTCCCGCAAGTCCTATTCATCGAGCCAAGCTATACCGATTCCCCGCATAAGGAATTCCCCAACGACGACCACGCCCCCACGGCGGCTTCCAACGGCCAGGACTTCCTCCTCCGCATCTACAACGCCCTCATCGCCAATCCCGCGCGCTGGTCCAAAACCGCCCTCATCGTGACCTACGACGAGCATGGCGGCTTCTTCGACCACGTCTCTCCCCTCCCCGTGCGCACCTTCCCGCCCCGCCCGGCCAGTTACGAACCCTTCCATACCACGGGCCCGCGCGTCCCCGCCTTCGTCATCTCCCCGCTCGTGGAGGCGGGCGCCGTGTTCAAAGGCAACCTCGATCATACCTCCATCCTCAAATTCATCGCCGAGAAATTCGGCAGCGGGGTCTACTCTCCCGACGTCGACGCCCGTAAGGTCGGGAACGTCTCCGAGGTCTTCACCCGCGCCCAGCCGAGAACGGACATCCCCCACATCGGGGATCCTCAACCCTCCGGCTTCACACCCGGCCACCAGGCCGCGTCGCCCATGCCGGCGGCCTTCCAAGCCGCCTGGCAACAGATGAAAAACCTGGATCCCGTGGGCGCGGCCAAGAAGTTCCCCGACCTGATGCGGCATTTCTGAGCCATGGCCGAAGGACCAAATAAAATGGCCGATGATTCCGCTGCCAAAGCACTTACCCTCGTTTGCACGATTACGGGCGGGGCGGGAACCTGCGACGTCAAAACCGAAAGCGAGACCATCCATTTCCCCAAATCGGGCTCGCAAGACTGCGCGGTCGCCGGCGGCGCCTATCGATGGCCCGTGGTCGCCGCAGTCCCGGGGAAAGGAAAGGTCGTCATCGAAGTCCGCAGGGGGGACGAAGTCCTGGATTCCTCCGAATTCACCTCCGATCCGGGCAGCGGTTGGCTCGACTTCGAGATCTAACCCGATGAGCCCATCCAAAGCCGCGCTATCGCTTCCGCTCCTGATCTTGGCCGCAACCGCCCTGGGCCGGGCGCAAAGCCTACGTCCGGCCCAGATCGCTCGCGACGCCAAATCCGATCGGCCATCATCGTTCTCTTCCTTCAACGAAAGGATCGCCCGGTATTATTCGGCGGCGGTGAAAGGCAACATCCTCTCCTCGCAGGACGGGGCTTTCGAGTTGAACGCATCCCTCTACGGCCTGCGTTCCATCTTCCATCCGGAATACGACGTGGACACGCTCTTGTTGGCGAACCCCCTCCAGCGCAACGTGAACTTAGGGTTGGAAGCGGGAATGGGCGACAGCGCCAAGGTGGACCGTATCGGGGGCAAGGTCCGTTGGGCCTTCATCAACCGCCGGGATCGGCTCGCGCATAATTTCGGGGAAGACCTCCGGCCCCGGATCAACGGTTTACTGGAGACCATGCATGCCGCCGATAGCGGCTATGTCGCCTACCTGGAAACCAACCTGGGCAAAGGCTCGGGGCCCTACAAGGTGTTCTACGATCAATACACCGCCTCCCAGAAAAGGTATACCGCCAGCCAGGATCCCAAGGATCTTGATCCGGTTTTCTACAAAAGGTACGGAGCCAAGTTACAGGCGGACATCCAAGGCATCAGGGATGCCGGCGATTCTATCGCCGCCGAAATAGATAAGCGCTTGTTGGCGACCGTCGAGATCTCCGCGGGCTACCGCATCGGCGAATCCGGGTATTGGGATCTCTCCCTGGAAGCCTACCGGGGCGTGGGAACCCGCGGCGAGGTCAAGGCCAACGCCGGCTATCGCATCACCGATTCGGCTTCGACCTGGTCCGGCTACCGATGGGAATTGCCCGTGGGCCTCGCCTACAATTTCGCCCTGACCAACGCATCGGAAAACCCGATTGAATTGACGGTCGCGGCCGGGACCGCTTTTTCGGGAATGGCGGGAACGGAGGGAGGCGGTTGGACCCATGGCCATTGGGCCAATGTATACGGCCTGGGCATCGCGCTGCCCATCAAAAAAGGCTTCTCCCTGCCCCTGCTGATCAAGAACGACAGTTTCACGGCCTGGCATGGAACCGCATCCGTCGAACTGAGCCTGAACGTGGAACCGGGCTA
This window harbors:
- a CDS encoding phospholipase, producing the protein MSSKLDAIDTIVVVMMENRSFDHMLGYLSLPPWNRKDVEGLKDDPAWRMQFANHDKAGKAYPIARFSDSSINMVGDPPHERPNIETQLGMPVNGVFPMNGFVQSYPEPEPLCDRNPLPMGYFTGDQLPTYDFFARSFAICDHWFCPLPAGTQPNRLMAMGGSSLIDLNKSGLLDDQDLVYDWLNRHNIRWRVYHDKLPFFSLMPKWIHTLLHDDHFQDFTHFASDVLWEKETFPQVLFIEPSYTDSPHKEFPNDDHAPTAASNGQDFLLRIYNALIANPARWSKTALIVTYDEHGGFFDHVSPLPVRTFPPRPASYEPFHTTGPRVPAFVISPLVEAGAVFKGNLDHTSILKFIAEKFGSGVYSPDVDARKVGNVSEVFTRAQPRTDIPHIGDPQPSGFTPGHQAASPMPAAFQAAWQQMKNLDPVGAAKKFPDLMRHF